A section of the Methanosarcinales archaeon genome encodes:
- a CDS encoding cobalt-precorrin-7 (C(5))-methyltransferase — translation MKIVGVGVGPGMLTSEASKVIQHAEIIYGSPRAIKLAQEYITCEAKNIGDYSKINELPSNAVVLSTGDPNLSGLGKYAGPDAEIIPGLSSLQVACARLRVDIADVVVVTAHGRNPTSAVVKFRQAIESGSTVFLLPSPEMGVDMVASTLESFGLDVPIAVLEHLGYPDEHVEVGNADKTPLVNSLLYCIMTGPAIRLDFNLKNKTKI, via the coding sequence ATGAAGATCGTGGGAGTAGGTGTTGGTCCTGGCATGTTGACTTCTGAGGCCTCAAAAGTAATTCAACATGCAGAAATTATTTATGGTTCTCCCCGTGCTATCAAACTGGCACAGGAATACATAACGTGCGAGGCAAAAAACATTGGTGATTATTCAAAGATCAATGAACTGCCTTCAAATGCAGTTGTGCTGTCAACAGGAGACCCCAACCTTTCAGGTTTGGGGAAATATGCAGGTCCTGATGCCGAGATAATACCTGGTCTCTCCTCGCTGCAGGTGGCATGTGCCAGACTAAGGGTAGATATAGCAGATGTTGTAGTAGTCACCGCGCATGGCAGGAATCCCACGTCAGCGGTAGTAAAGTTCAGACAAGCCATTGAATCCGGCTCAACTGTGTTTTTACTGCCTTCACCTGAAATGGGTGTTGATATGGTAGCCTCGACACTTGAGAGCTTCGGGCTGGATGTTCCCATAGCTGTGCTTGAACATCTGGGATATCCTGATGAACACGTCGAAGTGGGAAATGCTGATAAAACTCCCTTAGTAAATTCTTTGCTTTATTGTATAATGACAGGACCT